A genome region from Dickeya chrysanthemi NCPPB 402 includes the following:
- a CDS encoding TDP-N-acetylfucosamine:lipid II N-acetylfucosaminyltransferase, with amino-acid sequence MTTLIHVLGADIPHHNQTVLRFFNDTLATSLPLYQVRRFMVVSAAELSVPAYPMLQIARFADQKALARAVVAQAREDRSVRFFFHGQFNPWLWLALLCGGIRPTQAYWHIWGADLYEEARGWRYRWFYRLRRLAQRRLARVFATRGDIDYFRRRYPAAATSQLYFPTRMGSYAASPDEKAPDAPLTILVGNSGDRSNRHLAALDAIHRQFGMQVWVIVPMGYPAGNHAYVEQVSQHGLALFGAERCRVLRESLAFDDYLALLRTCDLGYFLFHRQQGIGTLCLLIQLGVPFVISRHNPFRQDLAEQRLPVLLGEEKLNEIMVRDAREQLRRVDTRQIAFFSPGYESGWRQALALAAGDDDD; translated from the coding sequence ATGACCACACTTATTCATGTCCTGGGGGCGGACATACCCCACCATAATCAAACGGTGTTGCGTTTCTTTAATGACACGTTGGCGACGTCGCTGCCGTTGTATCAGGTCCGTCGGTTCATGGTCGTTTCGGCGGCGGAACTCTCCGTGCCGGCCTATCCGATGTTGCAGATAGCGCGTTTCGCTGACCAGAAAGCGCTGGCGCGTGCCGTGGTGGCGCAGGCACGGGAAGATCGGTCAGTGCGTTTCTTTTTTCACGGCCAGTTTAACCCCTGGTTGTGGCTGGCGTTGCTGTGTGGCGGTATCCGCCCGACGCAGGCCTACTGGCATATCTGGGGCGCAGACCTGTATGAAGAAGCCCGTGGCTGGCGCTACCGCTGGTTTTACCGCCTGCGGCGACTGGCGCAACGACGGCTCGCTCGGGTGTTCGCCACGCGCGGCGATATCGATTATTTCCGGCGGCGTTATCCGGCCGCGGCGACATCGCAGCTCTATTTTCCCACCCGCATGGGCTCGTACGCGGCGAGTCCAGATGAAAAAGCGCCGGATGCGCCGCTGACTATTCTGGTCGGCAACTCCGGCGATCGCAGCAACCGTCATCTGGCGGCGCTTGACGCCATCCATCGTCAGTTTGGCATGCAGGTGTGGGTGATCGTGCCGATGGGTTACCCGGCCGGTAATCATGCCTACGTTGAGCAAGTATCGCAGCATGGGCTGGCGTTGTTCGGCGCTGAACGCTGCCGTGTCCTGCGTGAATCACTGGCGTTCGACGACTATCTGGCGTTGTTGCGCACTTGCGATCTGGGCTACTTCCTGTTTCACCGTCAGCAGGGGATCGGCACCTTGTGTTTGTTGATCCAACTGGGTGTGCCGTTCGTTATCAGCCGTCATAACCCGTTCCGGCAGGATTTGGCGGAACAGCGCTTGCCGGTGTTGCTGGGCGAGGAGAAGCTGAACGAAATCATGGTGCGTGATGCACGTGAACAACTGAGGCGGGTAGATACCCGGCAGATTGCGTTCTTTAGCCCCGGCTATGAATCAGGATGGCGACAGGCATTGGCGTTAGCAGCGGGAGACGACGATGACTGA
- the wzyE gene encoding ECA oligosaccharide polymerase, whose product MTEWTFFGLWLVWLCGGGVVLWLCGCEFRRWRFNFNVLFSLLYLLTFYFGFPLTAVLIFRFGVETASPLNLLLALLSATAFYVIYYVSYHTRLRPVPPASRPLPLTMTRLEALLTGGLLALVALTTAAVFFANNGLLLFKLSSYSQIFSRDIAGVALKRFFYFFIPAMLMWYFLHQTRRAWLIFLLATVAFGGLTYLLVGGTRANIIIAFALFLFIGLQRGWIALWMLAAAGCVGIVAMFWLALKRYGLDVRGEQAFYTFLYLTRDTFSPWENLATLWQHLDQITLQGLAPIVRDFYVFIPTWLWPERPPLVLNSANYFTWEVLNYHAGLAISPTLLGSLLIMGGPLLIPPGAVAVGLLIRGFDSLYRYGRQAENRYLSAVLQAFCFGAVFNLIVLVREGVDAFVSRVVFFCLIFAACLLAAKLLYWLLLRAGVVVSQGEVE is encoded by the coding sequence ATGACTGAGTGGACGTTTTTCGGGTTGTGGCTGGTCTGGCTGTGTGGCGGCGGCGTGGTGCTGTGGCTGTGCGGATGCGAGTTTCGCCGCTGGCGTTTCAACTTCAACGTGCTGTTTTCGTTGCTGTACTTACTGACGTTCTACTTCGGCTTTCCGTTGACCGCCGTGCTGATATTTCGTTTTGGCGTGGAGACGGCCTCACCGCTGAATTTGTTATTGGCGCTGCTGTCCGCCACGGCATTTTATGTCATCTATTATGTCAGCTATCACACCCGGCTACGGCCGGTGCCGCCGGCATCGCGTCCGTTGCCGCTGACTATGACGCGGCTGGAAGCGCTTCTCACCGGTGGGTTGCTGGCGCTGGTGGCGCTGACGACCGCAGCGGTGTTTTTTGCCAACAACGGCCTGTTGCTGTTCAAGCTCAGCTCCTACAGCCAGATCTTTTCTCGCGATATCGCCGGCGTCGCCCTGAAGCGCTTCTTCTATTTCTTTATTCCCGCCATGTTGATGTGGTATTTCCTGCACCAGACCCGACGTGCCTGGCTGATTTTCCTGTTGGCGACGGTCGCGTTTGGCGGGTTGACCTACCTGCTGGTGGGGGGGACTCGCGCCAATATCATCATCGCTTTCGCTCTGTTTCTGTTTATCGGCCTGCAACGCGGCTGGATTGCGCTGTGGATGCTGGCGGCGGCAGGCTGCGTCGGTATTGTGGCGATGTTCTGGCTGGCGCTCAAACGATACGGGCTGGATGTGCGCGGTGAGCAAGCGTTTTATACGTTCTTGTATTTAACGCGGGATACCTTTTCGCCGTGGGAAAATCTGGCGACGTTGTGGCAACATCTTGACCAGATTACCTTGCAGGGTCTGGCACCCATCGTGCGGGATTTTTATGTCTTTATTCCCACCTGGCTGTGGCCGGAGCGGCCGCCGCTGGTGCTGAATAGCGCCAACTATTTCACCTGGGAAGTGCTGAATTACCATGCCGGGCTGGCGATATCGCCGACCTTGCTCGGCTCGTTGTTGATCATGGGCGGACCGCTGCTTATCCCGCCGGGCGCCGTCGCGGTCGGGTTGCTCATCAGAGGGTTTGATAGCCTTTACCGTTACGGGCGGCAGGCGGAAAACCGTTATCTGTCGGCCGTATTGCAGGCGTTCTGCTTTGGTGCGGTGTTCAATCTGATCGTGCTGGTGCGAGAAGGCGTCGATGCGTTTGTCTCGCGGGTGGTGTTTTTCTGTCTGATCTTCGCTGCCTGCCTGCTGGCGGCCAAGTTGTTGTACTGGCTGCTGTTGCGTGCCGGTGTGGTGGTGAGTCAAGGAGAAGTGGAATGA
- the wecG gene encoding lipopolysaccharide N-acetylmannosaminouronosyltransferase, producing the protein MNDVPQYAIRGIPVQGFRDREQCVSTLFAGGSPQAGTLIAINAEKVLAAEHDATLRELMGQEGHCNYADGISVVCSIRRKYPGAQVERIAGADLWEALMQRAGQMGTPVFLLGGKPAVLAETERKLREQWQVNIVGVQDGYFAPEQRQSVLARVRDSGAQLVTVALGSPRQELLIRDCRQLYPDALYMGVGGTYDVFTGQVKRAPLTWQRYGVEWLYRLLTQPSRFRRQLKLLRYLAWHVGGRL; encoded by the coding sequence ATGAATGATGTGCCGCAGTACGCCATTCGCGGCATCCCGGTGCAGGGGTTTCGGGACCGGGAACAGTGTGTGTCGACGCTGTTTGCGGGCGGCTCGCCGCAGGCGGGAACGCTGATTGCCATCAATGCTGAAAAGGTGTTGGCTGCCGAGCACGATGCGACATTGCGTGAACTGATGGGACAGGAAGGGCACTGTAACTATGCCGACGGTATCAGCGTCGTGTGCTCTATTCGCCGCAAGTATCCGGGCGCGCAGGTGGAACGTATCGCCGGCGCTGACTTGTGGGAAGCGTTGATGCAGCGCGCCGGACAGATGGGAACGCCGGTGTTTTTGCTGGGCGGCAAACCCGCGGTGCTGGCGGAAACCGAACGCAAGTTGCGCGAGCAGTGGCAGGTCAACATTGTGGGTGTGCAGGACGGTTATTTTGCGCCGGAACAGCGTCAGTCCGTTCTGGCGCGCGTACGTGACAGCGGCGCTCAACTGGTGACGGTGGCGCTGGGTTCGCCCCGGCAGGAGTTGCTGATACGTGATTGCCGCCAGCTATACCCTGATGCGCTCTATATGGGGGTGGGCGGCACCTATGATGTGTTTACCGGTCAGGTTAAGCGCGCCCCGCTGACGTGGCAGCGTTATGGGGTGGAATGGCTGTATCGCTTGTTGACGCAACCCAGCCGTTTTCGCCGCCAACTCAAACTATTACGCTATCTGGCCTGGCATGTCGGCGGCAGACTTTAG
- the thrP gene encoding bifunctional threonine/serine APC transporter ThrP, with translation MANTEKQDKLHRGLEARHIELIALGGTIGVGLFMGAASALKWAGPSVLLAYIVAGVFVFFIMRSMGEMLFLEPVTGSFAVYAHNYLSPFFGYLTAWGYWFMWMAVGISEITAIGVYVQYWFPTLPQWIPAIGAVALVAAANLAAVRLYGEIEFWFSMIKITTIVVMIVVGVGIIFFGIGNHGQATGFTNLTEHGGFLAGGWKGLLFALCLVVASYQGVELVGITAGEARNPQVTLKRAINNILWRILIFYVGAIFVIVTIFPWNEIGTSGSPFVLTFAKIGITAAAGIINFVVLTAALSGCNSGMYSCGRMLYSLANNRQLPAALGRVTAGGVPAIGVMVSILCLVAGSALNYVIPNPEKVFVYVYSASVLPGMIPWFVVLISQLRFRQQHQSAIAGHPFKSILFPWVNYLTMAFLLCVLVGMYINEDTRMSLVVGGIFLAAVSLIYVALGLGKKQMQMQTEAE, from the coding sequence ATGGCAAATACAGAAAAACAGGACAAGCTCCACCGTGGGCTGGAAGCGCGACATATCGAGCTTATCGCGCTGGGCGGCACCATTGGTGTGGGGTTGTTCATGGGAGCGGCAAGCGCCCTGAAATGGGCCGGGCCGTCCGTGCTGCTGGCCTATATCGTGGCGGGCGTTTTTGTGTTCTTTATTATGCGCTCGATGGGCGAAATGCTGTTTCTGGAGCCGGTAACCGGTTCGTTCGCGGTTTACGCCCACAATTACCTGAGCCCGTTCTTCGGCTATCTCACGGCCTGGGGGTACTGGTTCATGTGGATGGCGGTGGGGATTTCGGAAATTACCGCTATCGGCGTGTATGTACAGTACTGGTTCCCGACGCTACCGCAGTGGATACCGGCGATTGGCGCGGTGGCGCTGGTGGCTGCCGCTAATCTGGCTGCCGTTCGGTTGTACGGTGAAATTGAGTTCTGGTTCTCGATGATCAAGATCACCACCATTGTGGTGATGATCGTGGTGGGTGTGGGCATTATTTTCTTTGGCATCGGCAATCACGGCCAGGCGACCGGGTTCACCAACCTGACCGAACATGGCGGCTTTCTGGCGGGCGGCTGGAAAGGGTTGTTGTTTGCGCTCTGTCTGGTAGTGGCGTCTTATCAGGGGGTAGAGCTGGTCGGTATTACCGCCGGTGAAGCGCGCAATCCGCAGGTGACGCTGAAACGGGCGATCAACAATATCCTGTGGCGTATTCTGATTTTCTATGTCGGCGCCATTTTCGTGATTGTGACCATTTTCCCGTGGAATGAAATCGGCACGTCCGGCAGTCCGTTTGTGCTGACCTTTGCCAAAATCGGCATTACTGCCGCCGCCGGCATCATCAACTTCGTGGTGCTGACTGCGGCGTTGTCCGGTTGCAACAGCGGTATGTATAGCTGTGGGCGTATGCTCTATTCGCTGGCTAACAACCGCCAGTTGCCGGCGGCATTGGGCCGTGTAACGGCAGGCGGTGTGCCGGCCATCGGCGTCATGGTGTCGATTCTGTGCCTGGTGGCGGGTTCTGCATTGAACTACGTTATTCCTAACCCGGAAAAAGTGTTCGTGTACGTCTACAGCGCCAGCGTATTGCCGGGCATGATTCCTTGGTTTGTGGTGCTGATCAGCCAGTTGCGTTTTCGCCAGCAACACCAGTCGGCGATTGCCGGCCATCCGTTCAAGTCCATTCTGTTCCCGTGGGTGAATTACCTGACGATGGCGTTTCTCCTCTGTGTGCTGGTCGGGATGTATATCAACGAAGACACGCGCATGTCGCTGGTGGTCGGCGGTATTTTCCTGGCGGCGGTCAGCCTGATTTATGTGGCGCTGGGGTTAGGTAAGAAACAGATGCAAATGCAGACCGAAGCAGAGTAA
- a CDS encoding amino acid ABC transporter substrate-binding protein: MRTRLTRYLSTALFPLLAAVMLVGCDNNRSAETQNKVLRVGTTGQSFPGSYKENGTLVGYDVEVAETIAHKLGYRIVWTTADFSGLMGQLEAGKLDTVANNFVKTTERQKKYDFTNTYLNYASQVVTSINNKDIQSLDDLKGKTVSGVLGSTHVTNLRNAFPNNDVTIRTYETRDGAINDVINNRVQGYVNSRPILLAEINKRHLPLKLVGSPISNEQVSFPFAKTTEGNKLLAEFNQQIQELRQNGQLKALAEKYFGSDKVLENSKAE; the protein is encoded by the coding sequence ATGAGAACCCGATTGACTCGCTACCTCAGTACTGCACTATTCCCTCTTCTTGCCGCCGTAATGCTGGTTGGCTGCGATAACAACAGGAGTGCGGAGACGCAGAATAAAGTGCTACGCGTGGGCACCACAGGTCAAAGTTTTCCGGGTTCTTATAAAGAGAACGGCACATTAGTAGGTTATGATGTGGAAGTGGCAGAAACCATCGCCCATAAACTGGGTTACCGGATAGTCTGGACCACTGCTGATTTCAGCGGACTGATGGGCCAACTGGAAGCAGGAAAATTGGATACTGTCGCCAATAATTTTGTGAAAACAACCGAGCGTCAGAAAAAATACGACTTCACCAACACGTATCTCAACTACGCATCGCAAGTCGTCACCAGTATTAACAACAAAGACATTCAATCTCTGGATGATCTTAAAGGTAAAACGGTATCTGGCGTGCTGGGTTCTACTCATGTCACCAATCTGCGCAACGCTTTCCCCAATAATGACGTTACCATTCGCACCTATGAAACCCGCGATGGTGCCATTAATGATGTTATCAATAACCGTGTTCAGGGCTATGTTAACTCGCGCCCCATCCTGCTGGCAGAAATTAACAAGCGTCACTTGCCGCTAAAACTGGTCGGTAGCCCCATCTCAAACGAACAAGTTTCCTTCCCGTTCGCCAAGACAACGGAAGGTAACAAATTACTGGCGGAGTTTAACCAACAAATACAGGAACTGCGTCAGAATGGTCAGCTAAAAGCGCTGGCAGAGAAATATTTCGGTAGCGATAAGGTGCTTGAAAACAGTAAAGCGGAATAA
- a CDS encoding iron-containing alcohol dehydrogenase family protein → MFAIKSPGVYHHQSGLLSRIGELIAPFSGRIAVLTSPRAWDAVQSRLSESLTKADVQFAVHLLEGECTRDAIAYHRHQIAQQGVHFVLGVGGGRVMDCAKAVADGLDNGQVATLPTIAATCAAWSPISILYDERGGHQGTQVLQRMPEMVLVDSDVIARSGVRYLKAGIVDALAKWYEFQPYLAKNSDNLALNLKIQAAALAKDTFVQWGEQALHDNAEQRVTRALQKVIDANIALAGLANSMRDDSPSPGVAHAIHNRMTHLPELHDWLHGEKVGYGLRVQSLLARGDGSVDPDLLAHLQRYDAPARLPASEARYVELAETLSETFKFPETSAALLPFSLTPETIRHAVLATQYSA, encoded by the coding sequence ATGTTTGCCATAAAATCCCCTGGGGTCTATCACCATCAGTCAGGTTTGCTGTCACGCATCGGTGAGTTAATTGCACCGTTTTCGGGTCGTATCGCGGTATTAACCAGCCCGCGAGCTTGGGATGCGGTGCAAAGTAGGCTGTCTGAGAGTTTGACGAAGGCTGACGTACAGTTTGCCGTGCATCTGTTGGAAGGTGAATGTACGCGCGATGCTATCGCATACCATCGGCATCAAATTGCCCAACAGGGCGTTCATTTTGTGCTGGGTGTCGGCGGTGGCCGAGTGATGGACTGCGCCAAAGCGGTTGCTGACGGATTGGACAACGGCCAGGTCGCGACTTTGCCGACGATTGCTGCCACCTGTGCTGCCTGGTCTCCTATCAGTATCTTGTATGATGAACGGGGCGGGCATCAGGGAACGCAGGTATTACAGCGTATGCCTGAGATGGTGCTGGTGGACAGTGATGTGATTGCCCGTAGCGGTGTGCGCTATTTGAAAGCAGGGATCGTCGATGCCCTTGCCAAATGGTATGAGTTTCAACCCTATCTGGCGAAAAACAGCGATAATCTGGCGCTGAACCTCAAAATACAGGCGGCGGCGCTCGCGAAAGACACTTTTGTACAATGGGGCGAACAGGCTTTGCATGACAATGCAGAACAGCGGGTCACACGGGCATTGCAAAAGGTGATCGATGCCAATATTGCCTTGGCAGGACTGGCTAACAGTATGCGTGATGATTCACCTTCGCCTGGCGTCGCCCACGCGATTCATAATCGCATGACACACCTTCCTGAATTGCATGACTGGCTACACGGCGAGAAAGTAGGATACGGATTACGGGTACAGTCGCTGTTGGCGCGTGGCGACGGCTCGGTTGATCCCGATTTGCTGGCACACTTACAGCGTTATGATGCTCCCGCACGTTTACCGGCGTCGGAGGCGCGTTATGTCGAACTGGCAGAAACACTGTCTGAAACATTTAAATTTCCAGAGACGAGTGCCGCTTTGCTGCCATTTTCGCTCACACCAGAGACAATTCGGCACGCGGTGCTTGCGACGCAGTACAGCGCCTGA
- a CDS encoding nuclear transport factor 2 family protein: MSIIAPVEKQFAAYNAHDLAAFSACFHENFRAYRMPSESPSIVGKAALTAFYRDHRFSNPALRAELVSRTVLGNQVFDHEKIYGLSPEPVESIAVFEVKDGLITTAWFYFA, from the coding sequence ATGTCGATTATTGCGCCGGTAGAAAAACAGTTTGCTGCTTATAACGCCCATGATTTGGCGGCTTTTTCCGCCTGTTTTCATGAGAACTTCCGGGCTTATCGCATGCCGTCGGAAAGTCCGTCCATAGTGGGGAAAGCCGCGTTGACGGCGTTTTATCGCGATCACCGTTTCAGTAATCCGGCACTGCGTGCTGAACTGGTGTCCCGTACGGTACTGGGTAACCAGGTTTTTGATCATGAAAAGATTTACGGCCTCAGCCCTGAGCCTGTCGAAAGTATCGCCGTGTTTGAAGTGAAAGACGGGTTGATTACGACGGCATGGTTCTACTTTGCCTAG
- the purB gene encoding adenylosuccinate lyase, producing MASHLIDFLLIGNNFGTPEMRAVWSEQNRLTRQVDVEIALALAEGELGVIPQDAANTIASHANASALNIEEIAQDVVRMKHSLMPTIAAIQKQCGEAGEYIHYGVTTQDVVDTATVLQLRQAFDIVVRDTRLVAIELKRLAKKYQYTLMTGRTHGMQALPTTFGFKLAVWLDEFVRHLQRLNEIRDRVLVGNINGAIGTYASFGELGPEIERHTLTRLGLNTPNIGWQSARDRFSEYASVAVLVSGTLGKIGNELYNLMRTEINEIEEPFSEGKIGSTTMPHKRNPAALEGLASLTAPLFKSAALIHESMKVEHERDAMSWRAEWIALPEINIYLSAQLQNALGILRGMSVNEKQMRANLDLQNGLLLSEKVMFEIGKLLGKQTAHHLVYECSMAAFEQNREFKALLLEHPVLSQHLTADTLDTWLDPANYVGSAPQKVDEVIQYADNTGLLAE from the coding sequence ATGGCATCACATCTGATTGATTTTCTTCTTATTGGAAATAATTTTGGCACACCAGAAATGCGCGCCGTATGGTCAGAGCAAAATCGTCTGACCCGCCAGGTTGACGTGGAAATCGCGTTAGCGCTGGCAGAAGGCGAACTGGGTGTCATTCCGCAGGACGCGGCCAACACCATTGCTTCCCACGCCAACGCCAGTGCCCTGAATATTGAAGAGATCGCCCAGGATGTGGTGCGCATGAAGCACTCTCTGATGCCGACTATCGCCGCGATTCAAAAGCAGTGCGGCGAAGCCGGCGAGTATATCCATTATGGCGTGACCACGCAGGATGTGGTGGATACCGCCACCGTGCTGCAACTGCGTCAGGCATTCGACATTGTGGTACGTGACACCCGGCTGGTCGCTATTGAACTGAAACGGCTGGCGAAGAAATACCAGTATACGTTGATGACCGGCCGTACCCACGGTATGCAGGCGTTGCCGACCACCTTCGGTTTCAAGCTGGCGGTATGGCTGGACGAGTTCGTGCGTCACCTGCAACGCCTGAATGAAATCCGCGATCGGGTGCTGGTAGGCAATATCAACGGCGCTATCGGCACCTACGCCTCTTTTGGCGAATTGGGGCCGGAAATCGAACGCCACACCCTGACCCGTCTGGGCTTGAATACCCCGAATATTGGCTGGCAGTCTGCCCGCGACCGCTTCTCGGAGTACGCGTCGGTGGCGGTGCTGGTAAGCGGTACGCTCGGTAAAATCGGCAACGAGCTGTACAACCTGATGCGTACCGAAATCAACGAAATCGAAGAACCGTTCTCCGAAGGGAAGATCGGCTCTACCACCATGCCGCACAAACGCAATCCGGCCGCGCTGGAAGGGCTGGCCAGCCTGACGGCGCCGCTGTTCAAGAGCGCCGCCCTGATCCACGAATCGATGAAAGTCGAACACGAACGTGATGCCATGAGCTGGCGTGCGGAGTGGATAGCCCTGCCGGAAATCAACATCTATCTGTCGGCGCAATTGCAGAACGCGCTTGGTATTCTGCGTGGTATGTCGGTGAATGAAAAGCAGATGCGTGCCAATCTGGATTTGCAAAACGGCCTGCTGCTGTCGGAAAAGGTGATGTTTGAAATCGGCAAACTGCTTGGTAAGCAAACGGCCCATCATCTGGTGTACGAGTGCTCTATGGCGGCATTTGAGCAGAACCGTGAATTTAAAGCGTTGCTGCTGGAACACCCGGTACTGTCGCAGCACCTGACGGCGGATACGCTGGATACCTGGCTGGACCCGGCGAATTACGTTGGCAGTGCGCCGCAAAAAGTGGATGAGGTGATCCAGTACGCGGATAACACCGGCTTGCTGGCCGAATGA
- a CDS encoding GNAT family N-acetyltransferase, with amino-acid sequence MTTVFRQATLADDDAFLALALAAYAPVRELGIKFDAAYADIDMVRRHLRSNGVYVMEKDGRLAASVTLRYPWGPNPGPYGLPHIGWFATHPDFKQQGLGKQMLDWLEQAVLKDQLKAPAVTLGTAKQHPWLLEMYRKYGFQEVGQADLGKGHLTIYMRKVLDQDLYLHWEKKHP; translated from the coding sequence ATGACTACCGTATTTCGTCAGGCGACGCTTGCCGATGATGACGCGTTTCTGGCGCTGGCGCTGGCCGCCTATGCACCGGTGCGCGAGCTCGGCATCAAGTTTGACGCCGCCTATGCGGACATCGACATGGTGCGCCGCCATCTGCGCAGCAATGGGGTGTACGTGATGGAGAAAGACGGGCGTCTGGCCGCGTCTGTCACCCTTCGCTATCCGTGGGGGCCGAATCCCGGTCCTTACGGGTTGCCGCACATCGGCTGGTTCGCCACGCATCCGGATTTTAAACAGCAAGGGCTGGGTAAACAGATGCTGGACTGGCTGGAGCAGGCGGTGCTGAAAGATCAGTTAAAAGCGCCTGCCGTGACGCTGGGTACCGCCAAACAGCACCCCTGGTTGCTGGAGATGTACCGGAAATATGGCTTTCAGGAAGTCGGCCAGGCGGATTTAGGGAAAGGACACCTCACGATTTATATGCGAAAAGTCCTGGATCAGGACCTGTATCTCCACTGGGAAAAGAAGCACCCCTAA
- a CDS encoding amino acid ABC transporter substrate-binding protein, giving the protein MTMKKIILPVLALSAAILVAGCDSQNSNEKVLRIGATGQSYPSSFKQDSKLVGFDVEVAETIAKDLNYKVEWVTADFSGLMGQLEANKLDTIANVVAITPARQEKYSFSTPYSYYGSQIVTHKDNTGINTLDDLKGKTVAGVLGSNHVNNLKKAFADGSVTIRTYETRDGAMSDALAKRVEGYINSRPILLAEINKRNLPFKMVGEPLVVEQVGFPFHKDQKGDELRKKFDDELTKMRNDGRLKALSVKYFGEDITAGK; this is encoded by the coding sequence ATGACTATGAAAAAAATTATCCTCCCTGTTTTAGCCTTGTCAGCCGCCATTCTGGTTGCTGGTTGCGATTCTCAGAACAGCAACGAAAAGGTGCTGCGTATCGGCGCCACCGGGCAGAGTTATCCGAGTTCCTTCAAACAGGACAGCAAGCTGGTCGGGTTTGACGTGGAAGTGGCGGAGACTATCGCCAAGGATCTGAACTATAAAGTCGAGTGGGTGACGGCGGATTTCAGCGGCCTGATGGGGCAACTGGAAGCGAATAAGCTGGACACTATCGCCAACGTAGTGGCGATTACCCCGGCGCGTCAGGAGAAATACAGCTTCTCCACACCGTACAGCTACTACGGCAGTCAGATTGTCACGCATAAAGACAATACCGGCATCAATACGCTGGATGACCTGAAAGGGAAAACCGTGGCGGGTGTGCTGGGCTCCAACCACGTCAACAACCTGAAAAAAGCCTTCGCCGACGGCAGCGTGACGATTCGCACCTATGAAACCCGCGATGGCGCGATGAGCGATGCGCTGGCCAAGCGTGTTGAAGGTTACATCAATTCCCGCCCGATCCTGCTGGCGGAAATTAACAAACGCAACCTGCCGTTCAAGATGGTGGGTGAACCGCTGGTAGTCGAGCAGGTCGGTTTCCCATTCCATAAAGATCAGAAAGGCGACGAACTGCGCAAGAAGTTCGATGACGAACTGACCAAAATGCGCAACGATGGCCGCCTGAAAGCCCTGTCGGTTAAATACTTCGGTGAGGATATTACGGCGGGCAAATAA
- a CDS encoding amino acid ABC transporter permease yields the protein MNIDLSYLLKVFPQVLMYLPTTLLLAVVSMLIAIVLGLVLALVRESRFVVVSKLVEIYISLFRGIPSLVQLFIIYFGLPQLFPSLNGLSAMTAAIIGFSLKNSAYMAEIFRAALASVDFGQTEAGLSVGMNKVQIYRRIVLPQAMLNALPATGNTFISLIKDTSVAFALGVSELFAEGKMIAAESLRFFETFLVVGLIYWLLIVVYSWLQSQLEKKLSHSRQR from the coding sequence ATGAATATCGATCTTTCCTACCTGTTGAAGGTTTTTCCCCAGGTACTGATGTACTTACCCACCACACTGCTGCTGGCGGTGGTGTCGATGCTGATTGCCATCGTTTTAGGCTTGGTGCTGGCACTGGTTCGTGAGAGCCGGTTTGTGGTGGTGTCGAAACTGGTGGAAATCTATATTTCGCTGTTTCGCGGCATCCCGTCGCTGGTTCAGTTATTCATCATCTATTTTGGGTTGCCCCAGTTGTTCCCGTCGCTCAACGGCCTGTCTGCCATGACGGCGGCGATTATCGGTTTTAGCCTGAAAAACTCCGCTTATATGGCGGAAATTTTCCGGGCGGCGCTGGCGTCGGTGGATTTCGGCCAAACCGAAGCGGGTCTGTCGGTGGGAATGAATAAAGTGCAGATCTACCGCCGTATTGTGCTGCCGCAGGCGATGCTCAATGCGCTGCCGGCGACCGGCAACACCTTTATTTCACTGATTAAAGACACCTCGGTAGCCTTTGCGCTTGGTGTGTCGGAGTTGTTTGCCGAAGGTAAGATGATTGCGGCCGAATCGCTGCGCTTCTTCGAAACCTTCCTGGTGGTCGGGCTGATTTACTGGCTGCTCATCGTGGTCTATTCCTGGCTGCAATCTCAGTTGGAGAAGAAACTCAGCCACTCACGGCAGCGTTAA